GCATAAGCAAGTTCCATGGCCTCGTGGGAGAGCTTGCACAATGCATCGATTAAATGATGCAGCGCTACATCGTCCAGATATTGACTGGACTCGAACAGCTGGCTAAGCATTTGTGACAGGACCGGAAGATCAGCCATCACTGCCGTTTGAATTCCCACATTAGCCTCTACAGCTGGCTTTGGCATGGCCTGAAGACTGCCTCCGGTAGAAGGTTTCAGCCCCAAGATCCACACTAGATGCTGCAGCGTCTGCAGCACAATATGCCAGGAGGTACCCAAAATCCCACCATTGTTGTGCGCTAGGAAAAGAATAGCTCGCATACACTGTAGATTCTTGTTAGTCAGCATCACGGGCGCTTGCATCACGCTGTGGGGCAGCGATGCCGATGGCAGTGGTGTACCCACCGCTACGATCTGGGGTCGGAAGTCTCCTGCATCGCCACTACAGCTATTGATGAACTGGCTGCTTAGATCTTGACTACCACTGCGCGTGTGACCTGTAACGGATAGGtttggataaataaatacacaataaataataaatacaattaagaACTTACATCTCAAGTCACCATCCGACTGTGTGGTATTGGCAAATATGGACATGGCATAGTGGGGCGGAAAGGAGGCGCGGCACATGGCCATTATAAAGGCGTCTCGGggctgcagttgctccagcATTCCGCACAGAGCTGCATAATTTTGCATAGCCTTGAGGATGTTCTCCGTGGTGGCCTCGTCAATCGACGTCTCAACCAACGGAATAAAAGCGCTGAGCAGGGCAGACCAGCTGGAATTCACCAGTTGGAGGCACAGTGGCTTGTGCTCCTCCTCAGTGATCACTGCCGTATTGTGGCTGGGATGAAGCTCCGGGGTTCGCTGAATGACACCTCCAATCGATCGAGTCATATCCAGTAGAATAGCATGCCCAACCGAGATGCCATAACTGTCGGGAATATTCGATGCATCTATCTTATCCAACATTTCcaagctgaaaaataaaattataaataagaTTTTATACAAAAAAGCTGATATTTCAACTTACTAAACGGCCTTTGAGACGCCTGGCGCATATGTGGCTACCAAGGGAAGGTAAGCACCTCGAAACATGAAGCCACATTGATTGCTTCCCGACATGGCTGTCAGTGAATTGGCGACTCCATTCTGCTGGCCATTCAGCATGGCCGATGCATTGATCAGGGAATATCGAATGTAGCTGCCCATGGCAGCAATCATGTCATGCACAATATTGGTTGCATGATTTTTTAAGTCGTACGACTTGCAGAAGAATGCAATCAGTGAAGAGCGCGTCACCAGCTTATGGATAACCTCGAGGGCCAGGGCTCGCTGCCAAGCTGGCTTATCCGGATCCAAGAACTTGATAATCAGCGACAGAAAGATCTCACACTCTGTTACCAGTATAGTGTGGTATTTTTGTATAAGTATAGCCACGAGGCGCAGCAAACGCATGCTAATTGGGAAATAGGGTTTCTCGGCCGGCACAGGAGCGTTTCCATTGCTTGGTGCAGGCAGCTGGCGATGCTTGACGTTTGGCGAGAAGAGCTTTATGACCAAGGCACAGACTCGTTCCTTAAGTAGCAGTCGAAAGTCGTTACtctattgaaaaaaaaaggatttaattaatatataaataaaactgatCTTTTGGAACTCTGAAATTTCAGACTTGCTTTTGCTTATTTTCTGATCTAAACTCCTATAGAAACAGCACAATTGTTTAAATCGAAAGACTTGAAAGTCGATTCGTCGTCTAGGCCGATTTGTAAACATACCTCGTGAAACACGGCACTGAAGTTGGTCAGCACGGCCTCAAGTAACTCCAGACCAAAGGTGCGCGTCATTTCGGTCATGCCCAACAGCCAGTAGGGCTGATCCGCGTTTACCAACTGCACAAGATCCTGAAATAGCAGGAATGCATCCGAAGCAAAGGTCTGCACATCCTGATTTCCGCCCTCTCCCTCAGCTGGCGAACCACTggactgttgctgctggaggCTGGAAACCGAGTCTTTCTCCAGGTACACTCGCTCAAACACCAGGGACACCAGCTGCCGGATGGTGGCACCGGCCGTATTCACAATTGTGGGATTTTTGGCGTAGTGCAGGCGAAAGCACAGAACTAAGGCCTTGGCCAATGTGTCGCCGTGCACCACCGTATTGGTGGTCAGCAAAAGAGTTACTGTTTGCAGCACTTTGACTTCCTCGATGTTGTTCTCCATTAGGGTCCACAGTGCGTTGGTGATGTATAGGGCGCCCTTCTGGTCCACCACCTGCTGGGTGATGAGCCGCTGCATCATGCCTAAGCAAAACTGGAAAAAAGATAGGAAAGCAATTAGATATATTTACTATATAAATGGCTGCTCTTACCTTGATGATCTTGAGGTCCTTGGTCTCGCATCCCTGCACCAGCGGATAGAGTATCTGGTTGACGGTGTAGTACACCGAGTTTTGCTGGCTGCTGCCAGCTGTGCAGAGCTTGGAAATGGCCTCCTCGCACGCCTGATTGGGAATTGGAAACGTTAGAGAGTTAATTTGCAGGTGGAAATGtcataaaaacaatttcatatGCGCTGGCTATCAATTTCATAATTGCGTAGAGCAAGCACAGGTGGAACCAGAGCAAACCACCCCCCGCCCACCGACGTCCTTCCACCACCACCCAACTGGGTTGTTGGGTGACACACACTCGTGTGTCGGCGGATAAGTGCCGCAATTAGACAACCACGGCCGTGAATCACACGTCAGCAGGACTCACCTCCTTGATCTGAGGATACTTCTTCTTGGTCTCCAGCGAGAGGGTCTTGAAATCCGCCTGCAGGGCCTCCACAAACTTGTGCACGTCCTGGCCACCGCACCCGCCCCCGCCCACAAACGACATGGTCACTGGTTGTACTCGCTCCTGGTCACTTGACACTCACTGCACCGGATGCGTGCGACATTTAAGTACTGCGACCGATACACGCATATGCTACGCAACCACTTTGGACTCGAGAAAATGCAATAATAATGCAGCGCACAATGAAAGCCGTGAAAAAATTGTGATTCGTTTTGACAGCTGACGTACACAGTGCAGAGTTGCTAGTGATTGGCAACGCGAGCTGGCCATGTTAACTAACATAAGCAGAACCATCATCAACAGTGGCCTGAAAAGCGCCCTTAACAGAGCAGGAGTTTCGGTGAAATTTTGTGGGTCGCCGGAAACGGAAAATAAAGATAATGGCAAGGAAGAAGTATCTTTACCAGGATGAGGCCCTAATCCCAAAAGCCATATACGTTAAATTCCATAAATACAACATCCAAAAAGGATAAGATAAGACTAAAAAATAATCTGTCAAGTATGCTTTTCATGTTTTGCCTATTTAAGCGAACTTTATAAACATGACTTTTGGGTGCTTGGTTCAAATCCACCTTGTAGAGCGGTCACATTCCCGGAAAACTAGAACTAACTTATAGCCATGGCTGGCCGACTGCTGCGCTGCATCCTGATACTAATCCTTGTCAGCTTTACTGTCTTCACGTACGTTTCCAAAGTAGGGgtaatggaaaaagtcgactaTTTTACGACAGCGAAACCTGATGTAATGTCAAAAAATCCTGCAATACAGTTAGTGGGCGAAGCGATACGGCTAAGATCCTTTAGGGAGCCTATTAAAGATTTCGACGATGGATTCGCCGTTCAAATTTCAGGAAACAGCAGTGAAGGCAACAAGGATATCTATACAACTATTGATGGCAATATAAATGTTGCAGATTCTATTGCGGCAATTAGAAGCAGAAGAATTGATGAGGAAAAGCTCCATGGTGAGaactatttaattattcattAGTCGACTCATATTGATGTTGTTACTTTGCTTTTCTTCAACAGATGACGGGCTAGACTCAAAAGATATTTTAGCAAAGAAATCAGTGGTATTGTATTCAATAGATACCGAAGTTCCTGTCCGAATGCCGCTTGTGAAAACTATCTACAAACCTGGTCACCTGGACAGTGAGATTGATATGGAAAGAATATGTCCGCAAAAAGGGTTATCGACGCAGTTGTTAGTTTTAATAACCTCATCCCTTCGGCATTCGGCAGCCAGAATGTCCATACGGCAGACTTGGATGCACTACGGCAGCAGAAGGGACGTGGGCATGGCATTTGTCCTGggaaaaggcaaaaacaaatCGGTGAAGAAGGCCATTGATCAGGAGGATTTTATGTACCAGGATCTGATAAGAGGACACTTCATAGACTCGTACAACAATCTCACTCTGAAGACCATTTCTCTGCTGGAATGGGCTGATCTTCACTGTCCGAAGGCTAAGTACGTTCTCAAGACGGACGATGACATGTTCATCAACGTGCCGAAGTTATTGACCCTCATTAGCACGCTTAAAGCCAATAGAACGATCTACGGACGACGGGCCGAAAATTGGAAACCCATTCGAAACAGGTGGTCTAAATATCACATATCCAACGCTCAGTATGGAAAGCCTACCTTTCCCTACTTCACCACCGGACCCGCCTACTTGCTCACTGGTGACATTGTTCACGCTCTGTATGTCCAATCCCTGAATACTGCATTCTTAAAGCTGGAAGATGTCTTCACCACGGGCATTGTGGCTGAAAGTCTGAACATCCGGCGGGTAAATGTGCGCGAGATGGCTAACACCCGGACGAAATTCGAGACGTGCCACATCCGCGACAAAATTACCATCCATATGGTAAGGAATAACGAGCAGTTTACCTTGTGGAATATGTTATTAGACGACACCATAAAGTGTGATAACCAGgtataaagaaaatgaaaattatttaacaattttttacaaacaaataGTTATATACgctcaacaaaataaaaaaggaaaatcaagAATTTAGAGCGCACTGGTTGGCTGGTACACATAGAACTCTTCATCCGCAGACTTGCTGACCCGCAGCTTTCCCTCCTTCTCCAGCTTGCTTAGGTGGTGGTTCACGTTATAGGCGGCGGCGGGCCAGAGGTTTTCTGGTGTCTCCTTGTAGACCACCTTCACGACGTCCATAGCCTGCAAGTTTTCGTTGGGCCGCTGAACGAAGAACTGCAGGATTTGCTGTTCTCGCTGGTTGCGATGGTTAATGTAGTACTCAATCTTGCCAATTGGTTCCTCAATGACATTGCCATGGCCTGGAAAGATACGCTGCGGCTTGATGTCTAGTATCTTCTCCAGGCTTTTCATGTACTCAAATAGGTCCTCGAAGACGGCGGTGCCCTCGCCAAGGATGCAATCGCCGCTGAAGAGTGTGCCCTCGTTCATGGCCAGCACCACATGATCAGTGGTGTGACCGGGTGTGTGAACCACCCGCACATTCGCCCCCTCCGTGGTGAACTCTTGGTTGTGTGCTAGCGGATGGAGTTTGATATCCGTCGGTATCTCGGGGCACACATCTGGAGCATCTGTACGCCCAAACTTGAATACGCGGCAATCCTTTTCGGCCAATTTAGTACCCACAATGCTCTTTACACCGCCGACATGGTCGTGGTGCCAGTGGGTCAGCAGGATGGTGTCGATGGAGGCCTTTTCCTGCTGTAGCACATCTCCCAGGTGAGCGATGTACTGCGGCACGTCTTCGTCACCAGTGTCGATCAAGATTCTCCTACTGCCACTGCCGAGGAGGTACGTATTGGTGCCCTGGAGCGTCATGGCACTGGGATTACAACCCAGTATCCGAATTACGGAGGAGGTGAGTCTGGTAACAGCCGGAATCAGCGCCATCTCTTCGTTCACTAAATCTGAGAAAGCGATAAGTATTCCGATTACTATGCACAATGAAGTTTGCGTTATAGTTACATAAATTAAGGAGGGAAATGAAACACTTAAGGAAAATAATATTAGGGTCCAATTTTTTCGGGGTTTTAATGAACTTTGGTCCTATCAAGAAAGGCGCTATTATATTGCTGCAAATTAAACAGCTGTTGGTCTACAGTGCTGTTAACCGTCATAGGGTGACCATAACATATGCATTTTAGCACAGTTATCGACTTATCGAAagtaaaaacataaatttttaaCTTATCGATGTTGCTTTACATCACTAATGTTGAGCTAATCGCGAACAAAATCGGTTTGGTTTTCGGAAGTGGGAGTAATGGTGTTCCCacaaaaaaagaggaaaaaattAGAATATTTGCGTCCGCTGTAACGCAGCCAATTGTGCAAAGCCCTAAAAGTGTTAAAAAGCCGCGTTTCATCAGCAGGCTGCAATCGAAAAACCTCCAAAAAAATCGAGGGCAACGcgaaattaaatcaaaaactgcttcgcagcaacaacaacaaatcgcTTCGTTTGCCAAGGTGTTaatgcttatttatttataaaacatGCCCCGCATGACTAATGAAACGGGCTGGCGTTATTAAAATCGATTAATGCCGAAATACGCGCAAAACTATAACCAGAAAGAAAAAATTCCCCAAGCCACACGATTTCCGTGGTGGCGCCTGGGgcccagcaacagcaacaacaacacaaattAGGATAACAGAAGAgtaaccacaacaacaacaacgataGCAATTCATCATCGCTAATTGTCAACAAAAGGCATATTTATTAACGTTAAATAAGCACTAAAAATAAGCAGGCAAGCAAGTAATTATGCTTGACCCTGGTCCAACAATAGCACCATCTCAGATTCCAGCGAACGAGGAAGGGAGACGCAGCTAAACCGCACTGGGAGGTAAGTTTATAATGAGTGAGTCTGACTGCCCGGAGATTCCAAGATTTCGGATGGACAACGAGACTCGGCGACGCAACGATGACGATGCGTCGTTGCCtagggtttttgttttgttgtttttttttttctgttattttattAACACACATTTACGTCTGCTTAAGCAACCGACGAGCGCACATTTCCAAACTCCACGGCCGGACATTGCACCACCAGTTAGCCCAAGTCAAGTGGAGGTTTCATTAACGCCACCTAACCTCCACGTCGATGTGGCGTTCCTCGTATCACTGGCTTGGACTGCAATAATGCTCGATTTCTGAACAAATGTACGCAAGAAATCAAATTATTACCCTCTCATTAGCGTTAATTTCTCGAAGTTCTACAATATTCTGTAGAGTACCAGAAATGCGTTCCCACAACTTTCTTATCAACGAATAGAATACCAAGGCAAGATTTAGAATTTGTAGGCTAAGACGTTTCCGCTTTCTCGTTAGTTCCTTAGTAAGTTTAGCTTCTTGAGAGCACAACAAAAATGAGTTTGAAGAGTCATTTTTATTTCCCTacttcaatttgcatttaaaatgatttGCGGGAAAGTTAAATGTCAAATGATCTTTGCTTCTACTTGTTTCAATGCAACGCACATCTATGTGATTAAGCTTTTTGTGAACTCGgtgttttaaaaacaaatgaaacgGCGCTGTTAACTGCCAACTGGTAGGAATACAGATTTTAGTTGAAATTTATAGGTACTTCGTTGCAATTTCTTTTGAAGACTTTCATTAGCACGATCCGGAGTCCAGCTGAATCTTCCTGGTCGAAACTGTGATTGATAGTGGGCCGTTGGAGATGAAGATAGTTTCAAGACGCCCGAAAACCCGTTTGCCGTCCAACCGGCGATTATCTGCGGTTCATTGTACTTATTAGCAGAGTCGGAGTGGggccacgaaaaaaaaaaaaatataaccgACCGCCAGCCGGATTGGAAGCTTGGATCCACTTCCGTTCACCACTCCCCTCGCGAAGCCTCCAACTTTTTCCGCTGAATCCGAGTTACACTTCATCAAATTACGCGCTCTCGTCAAATTTCACGGCTCTTTGGTAATTTTGCACACAATTACAAGGCACTAAAAGCAACTGCTAAAACATGTGGAACAATTACAGTCAAAGTTCTTTAAATTGAACAATTATATGCCTAGTGAGTTATGGGAACTGGTTAGAAATCCATGGAGaacattaaatttattacTGTTTATAGATTTAATTATGAAGAGAAACCAAAGTTTGGGCTgataaaaagtttattttttttatatgacTTGCTAGAATAGAACCTTTAGTTCATAGCATATTCAACATGTatgtttaatgtttatatCCCGCAAGGGAAATGAAAGTCTGATAAGAAACGGGTCGCGATTATTACAGAAATTCAAAGTAAAATGCACATATACTAAACGATTTATAAACTGTAATTAACCAATGCATAGAGAGTGATTCATCGTCTCATCGCACAAGATAAGTCACACTTTCACTCTTGATGGAAAAACAAAGGGTTATCTCTTATCAATGCGCTGCACGTCACGCTGCGGATCTAAATGGAAATAGAATTTCGCTGTACTATGTGTGCGTCCGTCCGTTCAGCTTCACGATAAGCCATAAAAACACGATACGACATTGTCGGATTTagccccccaaaaaaaattccattgtGCTCGTACTCGTGGCTATTCTTTCCGGTTCCCGGCAGACAGTTGACCAAACCAGACCACATCGATGAAGTTGATCAGCCCATTTGACTGATAAAATATTTCGCGAagctattttaattaaatgtcaCTGTGTGGATATCAGTATAGCATTATCgcaataaagaaataataaatgttgTGGAACAGTAAATTTGTAGTGattataattaattgataAGCTAAAATTCTTAGAAGTTAGCCATTGTCTTATCAGCTTGCGTTTAACTTGCCTGACCAAGTGACCAATAATGAAAATGCTTGTGTTGCatttaataaaagatataaatTGCATCTTTTTAAAGGTTCTCATTCTAtcgaaagaaaaagaagcagaCACAACTTTTAATTCGATTGGGTTTTACCTTGTCGAATTGCGACTTAAGGTGTTCCTTCACCTCTGCAAAGCAGATAAGATAAGTTTCAAAAACTTGTTAAATGGTTTCAAAACGATTTTTAATCATAGGTAAAAGGTAGCAAGTAAGATAAGTGATGTTTtggcaaaaatgtttcaatcgTCATTTCCTGACAGTTATTTGATATCTAGGCACGtgtaaacaaataaagaaaCTATGATAAAATCCGCATTAAACTCAAATCAAGctcaaaaacatatttttggctttaagaaaataattaattagcCAACAAACATTctgtgcaaataaataaacatctTTAGTATGAGGTATTTGAGTAAGATATATGACTTACCATTCTCCGCTAGACAACCAGATAAGATTTGTGTTATAAGATTGATACGAACTGGCTTATCGACAAACAATTAAGGTAGCACAGTTACCCAGAGTGACGCACTTGGGGATTTTCATTGACTATTCAAGACGGTTCGGGGCCAAATCGAAAGTTGGTAAAAGAGTTACGAGGTTCTGAGTCCTGctgttttattgatttttatatcGAGCTGTCGCAAACTACTACCATTATTTTTATGGCGTCCTAgagaaatgcccaataaatctatagatatacatataaagaCTACTGGAATTCTGAGAAAGCCCTGAAATACCCAGATGGGATCGAACGATAAGAAATCTTATCGACCAGGCGGCCATGGAACGCGACTCAAGTGGTTCGTTCGCTGCCACCTGGAGCATGGAGCATGAGTCTGTCCGGTGCTTTGAGCTCTGTTCTGCCTCCGTTGGGGTTCTCTTGAGTCGCGGAATAGGGTCAAGACTGTTGTTGACTTGTTCGAGCGCATGCAAAGTGGAGACAGAGCCGATGGCGATGTCGTGACGATTCTGGATGCTGTGCGTGTGTTCTCCTTTTTCTGGCAAATTCATTAGCCCACGGAAACTTCCCAAATGCTTTTCAGTTCGTCACTCCCATTACCATGCAAAACAGCCAAGCCCTTCGCTCGTGTTTTCCGAAATAAAATAGCACATTCACACAGTTCAAAACTAAGCATCGACTTTactatatttttgaaaaatattgtgcaaaaaaaaaaatgaaacaaaacgTTAATTACGTTTAAGTGTTCTTTTGTAAACGTTTCTTAAAGTACATAAGACGCTATCTTTATTTTTGTAGTGAACTCCAACTAGCTCACTCTctacacaaatatttgcattattcCTCGCCAATGGTaagaaaagcaacaaaacTGAGTCTTTGGCCATACTCGACTTTGAAATACCATTCTATATTggataagaaaatatttacgaTTTAATTATACACTTAAATGTTTTGAAcgaatttttattgccattaTTATTGTCGTTTTATTATTGCGGAAATAATGATCTAATCGCTGGACAGAAGTGCGCCCTCTCTCCTTCTATATCTTATAGCGCCGGGCATCGGAGCACATAACAAATCAGCTGAATCAGTTATTTACCTTTATTTCCGTTGCGTTCTCATTGCAGTTCCATCGCATTCGTTGTCGGAATCGCAAGCGTGAGGGATCGTTATCATAATACTCACAAATTGAAGACGAGAAGCGGAGTCCAGA
The sequence above is a segment of the Drosophila melanogaster chromosome 2L genome. Coding sequences within it:
- the CG8673 gene encoding uncharacterized protein, whose protein sequence is MAGRLLRCILILILVSFTVFTYVSKVGVMEKVDYFTTAKPDVMSKNPAIQLVGEAIRLRSFREPIKDFDDGFAVQISGNSSEGNKDIYTTIDGNINVADSIAAIRSRRIDEEKLHDDGLDSKDILAKKSVVLYSIDTEVPVRMPLVKTIYKPGHLDSEIDMERICPQKGLSTQLLVLITSSLRHSAARMSIRQTWMHYGSRRDVGMAFVLGKGKNKSVKKAIDQEDFMYQDLIRGHFIDSYNNLTLKTISLLEWADLHCPKAKYVLKTDDDMFINVPKLLTLISTLKANRTIYGRRAENWKPIRNRWSKYHISNAQYGKPTFPYFTTGPAYLLTGDIVHALYVQSLNTAFLKLEDVFTTGIVAESLNIRRVNVREMANTRTKFETCHIRDKITIHMVRNNEQFTLWNMLLDDTIKCDNQV
- the CG12375 gene encoding uncharacterized protein yields the protein MALIPAVTRLTSSVIRILGCNPSAMTLQGTNTYLLGSGSRRILIDTGDEDVPQYIAHLGDVLQQEKASIDTILLTHWHHDHVGGVKSIVGTKLAEKDCRVFKFGRTDAPDVCPEIPTDIKLHPLAHNQEFTTEGANVRVVHTPGHTTDHVVLAMNEGTLFSGDCILGEGTAVFEDLFEYMKSLEKILDIKPQRIFPGHGNVIEEPIGKIEYYINHRNQREQQILQFFVQRPNENLQAMDVVKVVYKETPENLWPAAAYNVNHHLSKLEKEGKLRVSKSADEEFYVYQPTSAL